In Zingiber officinale cultivar Zhangliang chromosome 3B, Zo_v1.1, whole genome shotgun sequence, a single window of DNA contains:
- the LOC122056044 gene encoding protein TSS-like isoform X2 → MAPKAGKAKVHRIKGEKKKKEEKVLPAVVDVTVETPDYSLLTLKGISTDKILDVRKLLAVHVEACHLTNFSFSHEGRGERLKDTVEIVSLKPCHVSIVEEEYTEELAVAHIRRLLDVIACTTAFGASPERNAGPESPSSAGGGGGKGDSRPGDAAKPGEANGEESKDEGAEISGSKKVASPTSATVTVHKDDPLYPPPKLGQFYEFFSFSHLTPPLQYIKMSSRSFVDDKKEDDFFQIDVKICNGKLVTVIATKDGFYPNGKRSLLSHSLVGLLQQISRAFDSAYKSLMKAFIEHNKFGNLPYGFRANTWVVPPIAADLPSIFPPLPAEDETWGGNGGGQGRDGKNDRRPWAKEFAILAAMPCKTPEERQVRDRKAFLLHSLFIDVAVMKAVKVIQQLIIKNESSNESNDPSAAVLREEQVRDLRITVTKDNTNASTKLDVKLDGIQAPGKSSKDLCQRNLLKGITADESATVHDTATLGVVVVRHCGYTAVVRVPTDAGLTESPLTEEEIHIEEQPEGGSNSLNVNSLRMLLPKSSSCGIQKSHCADIEDLHSFRSLVRKVLEDSLLRLDEETKERKMSIRWELGACWVQHLQNQSGNTDSKKSEDSKVETTVKGLGKQFGQLKQIKKKVQDNGGKTNSANENATSFGVGFIKEHVDVSRLKEDKEMMLQKLLPEAEYMRLKESDTGLHIKSPDELIEMAHKYYEDIALPKLVADFASLELSPVDGRTLTDFMHTRGLQMCSLGRVVELADKLPHVQSLCLHEMIARAYKHILQAVIATVGDMSDMAGTVASCLNVLLGSVPADNTDIYLNNDISLKHKWLEYFLSKRFGWKLKDKDCNDLRKYAILRGLCHKVGLELVSRDYDFETPHPFRKSDIVSMVPVYKHVACSSADGRTLLESSKTSLDKGKLEDAVNYGTKALAKLVAVCGPYHRMTAGAYSLLAVVLYHTGDFNQATIYQQKALDINERELGLDHPDTMKSYGDLAVFYYRLQHTELALKYVNRALYLLHLTCGPSHPNTAATYINVAMMEEGLGNVHVALRYLHEALKCNQRLLGTDHIQTAASYHAIAIALSLMEAYSLSVQHEQTTLRILQAKLGSEDLRTQDAAAWLEYFESKALEQQEAARNGTPKPDASIASKGHLSVSDLLDYINPEAEQRSREIQKKQARAKIKDRNGQNQSETVEIDDDKVDMPKQERMATNDKENNSYVQPPMELKDENPNIVVIHVSRSNPEDSVMEEDPTEDGWQEAVPKGRSLTNQKTVARRPSLAKINTNSLTNVENPRYRAKSSPNTSSPGTPANDDSMPASASPASKKFIKNLSFNQKASSIAASVDADPASAATAPRLVSSPIGNTSPSTRKNLSYKEVALAAPGSIIKVAEDKVIAETHSDNQDREMSHGIREQRTDDSKKEMSEHKNLEGTKHASTHEEFKGSVVEGDNQEKMNSIMAEASLKVASSVVEEKDAMVSNPKDSITLEEYNATSAESQRISEISEKTTQGKEATAIQECCEISVIGSHEKELELRVSASDGTDMDQTNAAAYMEEVSNAGEEMQEQVSSGCESEPIKEKNNEIAKEPSSKLSAAAAPFNPSTIAVFSSVALPSFNDHGGILPPPLNIPPMVAIPVRKHLHQSATSRVPYGPRITGGYNRSGYRSHRNKLPFQNGELASQDGNSLSPRMNPNAAEFVPAQPLIQNSYPVSPSDSQTSPNSISLSPQCLPSSPDSLMASPTPDEALVKDKDNITKVEQSTEGEDVSINAEQDTPEGTISEDLQLVDITPGPAKSIDEQECLVD, encoded by the exons ATGGCTCCCAAGGCTGGGAAAGCCAAGGTTCATAGAATCAAaggcgagaagaagaagaaagaagagaaag TTCTGCCGGCGGTGGTGGATGTCACCGTCGAGACGCCGGACTACTCGCTGCTCACCCTCAAG GGTATATCGACCGATAAGATACTAGACGTGCGTAAATTGTTGGCCGTACACGTGGAGGCTTGCCACCTAACTAACTTCTCTTTTTCCCATGAG GGGCGAGGTGAAAGACTAAAAGATACGGTGGAAATTGTCTCGCTAAAGCCTTGCCACGTCAGCATTGTGGAAG AGGAGTACACGGAGGAGCTCGCCGTGGCCCACATCCGTCGCCTGCTCGACGTCATCGCCTGCACCACCGCCTTCGGAGCTTCTCCGGAGAGGAATGCTGGACCAGAAAGTCCGTCTTCCGCAGGTGGCGGGGGAGGGAAGGGCGATTCGCGGCCCGGCGACGCTGCGAAGCCGGGCGAAGCAAACGGGGAGGAATCTAAAGATGAAGGCGCCGAAATTTCCGGAAGCAAGAAGGTGGCTTCTCCCACCTCCGCGACGGTTACTGTGCACAAGGACGATCCGTTGTACCCTCCGCCCAAGCTCGGTCAATTCTACGAGTTCTTCTCGTTCTCCCACCTTACGCCGCCACTCCAAT ATATAAAGATGTCTTCGCGATCATTTGTGGACGATAAAAAGGAGGATGACTTCTTTCAGATTGAT GTGAAGATTTGCAATGGGAAACTTGTGACCGTAATCGCTACAAAAGATGGGTTCTATCCCAATGGGAAAAGATCTCTTCTAAGTCATTCTTTAGTTGGCTTGTTGCAGCAAATAAGCAGAGCCTTTGATAGT GCATACAAGTCGCTGATGAAAGCTTTCATTGAGCACAATAAG TTTGGAAATCTTCCATATGGATTTAGAGCAAACACTTGGGTGGTCCCTCCAATAGCTGCAGATCTGCCATCAATATTTCCTCCTCTTCCTGCCGAAGATGAAACTTGGGGTGGTAATGGTGGAGGCCAGGGACGAGATGGCAAGAATGATCGGAGGCCATGGGCCAAAGAATTTGCAATCCTTGCAGCAATGCCTTGTAAAACACCGGAGGAGAGACAAGTCCGAGATAGGAAAGCCTTCCTTCTTCACAGCTTATTCATTGATGTTGCAGTCATGAAAGCTGTCAAGGTTATTCAACAACTGATCATCAAGAACGAGAGCTCAAATGAATCAAATGATCCCTCTGCTGCAGTTTTACGTGAAGAACAAGTCAGAGATCTAAGAATCACAGTTACAAAGGACAATACGAATGCCAGCACTAAATTGGATGTGAAATTGGATGGAATTCAAGCCCCAGGAAAGTCTTCTAAGGATCTTTGTCAACGAAATTTACTAAAAGGAATCACCGCAGATGAGAGTGCAACTGTTCAT GATACTGCCACCCTTGGTGTAGTAGTTGTTAGACACTGTGGCTATACTGCTGTTGTCAGAGTTCCAACTGATGCTGGTTTAACTGAGAGTCCTTTGACAGAAGAGGAAATTCATATTGAAGAGCAGCCTGAGGGAGGTAGTAACTCTTTAAATGTCAACAG TTTGAGAATGCTTTTGCCCAAATCCTCATCATGTGGAATCCAGAAGTCCCACTGTGCAGACATTGAAGATTTACATTCCTTCAGGTCTTTGGTGCGAAAAGTACTAGAAGATAGTCTACTGAGGTTAGATGAAGAAACCAAAGAACGGAAAATGTCAATAAGATGGGAGCTAGGGGCTTGCTGGGTGCAGCATTTACAGAATCAATCAGGAAATACTGATTCCAAGAAAAGTGAAGACAGTAAAGTTGAAACAACCGTAAAAGGGCTTGGTAAACAATTTGGTCAATTGAAACAGATAAAGAAGAAGGTACAAGATAATGGTGGGAAAACCAATTCTGCAAATGAAAACGCTACTTCTTTTGGCGTGGGCTTCATTAAGGAACATGTGGACGTTTCTAGGCTTAAGGAAGATAAGGAAATGATGCTACAAAAATTGCTTCCTGAAGCAGAATACATGCGCCTCAAAGAATCCGATACTGGTCTTCATATTAAG TCACCAGATGAGTTGATTGAGATGGCACACAAATACTATGAGGATATTGCTCTGCCAAAGTTG GTAGCAGATTTTGCTTCACTCGAACTTTCTCCTGTTGACGGAAGGACGTTGACAGATTTTATGCATACCAGGGGTTTGCAGATGTGTTCACTTGGACGCGTG GTTGAACTTGCAGACAAGCTTCCTCACGTGCAGTCCCTTTGTTTGCATGAAATGATAGCTCGAGCATATAAGCATATACTTCAAGCTGTCATTGCAACTGTTGGCGATATGTCTGATATGGCTGGGACCGTTGCATCTTGTTTAAATGTATTGCTTGGATCAGTTCCAGCTGATAATACAGATATTTACTTGAACAATGACATCAGTCTCAAACATAAGTGGCTGGAATATTTTCTATCAAAGAGATTTGGGTGGAAATTGAAAGATAAAGACTGCAATGACTTGAGGAAGTATGCAATTCTACGCGGTCTTTGTCACAAG GTAGGACTAGAGCTTGTGTCAAGAGACTATGACTTTGAGACTCCACATCCTTTTAGGAAATCAGACATTGTGAGCATGGTTCCTGTATACAAA CATGTTGCCTGCTCATCGGCTGATGGACGCACTTTGCTGGAGTCATCTAAGACTTCTTTAGACAAGGGAAAACTGGAGGATGCTGTTAACTATGGGACCAAG GCGTTAGCAAAACTAGTTGCAGTATGTGGTCCATACCACAGAATGACAGCGGGAGCATACAGTCTGTTGGCTGTAGTTCTCTACCATACGGGTGACTTCAACCAG GCAACCATCTACCAACAAAAGGCTTTGGATATCAATGAAAGGGAACTAGGTCTTGATCATCCAGATACAATGAAAAGCTATGGTGATCTTGCTGTTTTCTACTATCGTCTTCAACATACAGAACTGGCACTGAA GTATGTTAATCGTGCGTTATACCTACTGCACCTGACTTGTGGCCCTTCGCATCCTAACACTGCTGCAACATACATAAATGTGGCCATGATGGAAGAAGGGTTAGGAAATGTGCATGTTGCTCTTAGATACCTACATGAGGCGTTAAAATGCAATCAGAGACTACTCGGAACTGATCATATACAG ACTGCAGCTAGTTATCATGCTATTGCCATTGCTCTGTCTTTGATGGAAGCTTATTCTTTAAGTGTCCAGCATGAGCAGACAACTCTACGCATACTCCAAGCAAAGCTTGGATCAGAAGATCTACGAACACAG GATGCTGCTGCATGGCTTGAATATTTTGAGTCTAAGGCTCTCGAGCAACAGGAAGCTGCACGAAATGGTACTCCAAAGCCTGATGCTTCCATTGCGAGCAAAGGTCATTTGAG TGTATCAGACCTTTTGGATTATATCAATCCTGAGGCAGAACAAAGATCCAGAGAAATTCAAAAGAAGCAAGCCCGAGCAAAG ATAAAAGATAGAAATGGACAAAACCAATCTGAAACTGTGGAGATTGATGATGACAAGGTCGATATGCCAAAGCAGGAACGGATGGCGACCAATGATAAGGAAAACAACTCCTATGTTCAGCCACCCATGGAGCTTAAGGATGAGAATCCCAATATCGTTGTCATTCATGTCTCAAGATCGAATCCGGAGGACAGTGTTATGGAGGAAGACCCAACTGAAGATGGATGGCAAGAAGCTGTCCCCAAGGGACGATCTCTCACAAACCAAAAAACAGTAGCAAGGAGACCTAGTTTGGCCAAAATCAATACAAATTCACTAACTAATGTAGAAAATCCACGATATCGAGCAAAATCTTCCCCCAATACATCTTCTCCTGGAACACCAGCAAATGATGATAGCATGCCTGCTTCTGCTAGCCCTGCTTCAAAGAAGTTCATCAAGAATCTCAGCTTCAACCAGAAAGCGAGCAGCATTGCTGCCTCAGTGGATGCAGATCCTGCCTCCGCAGCTACAGCTCCCAGGCTGGTTTCATCACCAATAGGGAACACTAGTCCCTCGACCAGGAAAAACTTATCATACAAAGAAGTGGCATTGGCTGCTCCAGGATCTATCATCAAGGTTGCAGAAGATAAAGTGATAGCTGAAACCCATTCAGATAACCAGGATAGGGAAATGTCACACGGAATAAGGGAACAGAGAACTGATGATTCTAAGAAGGAGATGAGCGAACATAAAAATCTTGAAGGAACCAAACATGCATCTACTCACGAGGAGTTTAAGGGCTCTGTTGTGGAAGGAGATAACCAAGAGAAAATGAATTCTATCATGGCAGAAGCATCACTGAAAGTGGCAAGTTCTGTAGTGGAAGAAAAAGATGCTATGGTTTCTAATCCAAAAGATTCCATCACTCTTGAAGAATATAATGCAACCTCAGCAGAATCTCAGAGAATTTCAGAAATAAGTGAAAAAACTACGCAAGGCAAGGAAGCTACTGCAATACAAGAATGCTGTGAAATATCAGTCATAGGCTCTCACGAGAAGGAATTAGAGTTAAGAGTATCTGCTTCGGATGGTACTGATATGGACCAAACTAATGCTGCTGCTTATATGGAAGAAGTGAGCAATGCTGGTGAAGAAATGCAGGAACAAGTATCAAGTGGATGTGAAAGTGAGCCTATAAAAGAGAAGAACAATGAAATAGCCAAAGAGCCCAGCAGCAAACTTTCTGCAGCTGCTGCTCCATTCAATCCATCGACAATAGCAGTTTTTAGCTCAGTCGCATTGCCAAGCTTCAATGATCACGGAGGAATTTTACCACCACCTTTAAATATCCCTCCTATGGTAGCAATCCCTGTGCGTAAGCATCTCCACCAGTCTGCTACTTCGAGGGTACCCTATGGTCCACGGATAACTGGTGGTTACAATCGCTCAGGTTATCGTAGTCATCGCAACAAATTGCCATTTCAGAATGGTGAGTTGGCTTCTCAGGATGGTAATTCTTTGAGTCCAAGAATGAATCCTAATGCTGCTGAATTTGTTCCTGCCCAACCATTGATTCAGAACAGCTACCCAGTGTCCCCAAGTGATTCTCAAACATCACCAAACAGTATTTCACTCTCCCCTCAATGTTTACCTTCATCGCCAGATAGTCTGATGGCATCACCAACACCAGATGAAGCTCTTGTGAAAGACAAGGACAATATCACTAAAGTTGAGCAATCTACTGAAGGTGAAGATGTTTCTATAAATGCTGAACAGGATACTCCTGAAGGAACTATTTCTGAAGACCTTCAGCTAGTAGATATCACACCAGGACCAGCAAAGTCTATCGACGAGCAAGAATGTTTGGTTGACTAG
- the LOC122056044 gene encoding protein TSS-like isoform X1, with the protein MAPKAGKAKVHRIKGEKKKKEEKVLPAVVDVTVETPDYSLLTLKGISTDKILDVRKLLAVHVEACHLTNFSFSHEGRGERLKDTVEIVSLKPCHVSIVEEEYTEELAVAHIRRLLDVIACTTAFGASPERNAGPESPSSAGGGGGKGDSRPGDAAKPGEANGEESKDEGAEISGSKKVASPTSATVTVHKDDPLYPPPKLGQFYEFFSFSHLTPPLQYIKMSSRSFVDDKKEDDFFQIDVKICNGKLVTVIATKDGFYPNGKRSLLSHSLVGLLQQISRAFDSAYKSLMKAFIEHNKFGNLPYGFRANTWVVPPIAADLPSIFPPLPAEDETWGGNGGGQGRDGKNDRRPWAKEFAILAAMPCKTPEERQVRDRKAFLLHSLFIDVAVMKAVKVIQQLIIKNESSNESNDPSAAVLREEQVRDLRITVTKDNTNASTKLDVKLDGIQAPGKSSKDLCQRNLLKGITADESATVHDTATLGVVVVRHCGYTAVVRVPTDAGLTESPLTEEEIHIEEQPEGGSNSLNVNSLRMLLPKSSSCGIQKSHCADIEDLHSFRSLVRKVLEDSLLRLDEETKERKMSIRWELGACWVQHLQNQSGNTDSKKSEDSKVETTVKGLGKQFGQLKQIKKKVQDNGGKTNSANENATSFGVGFIKEHVDVSRLKEDKEMMLQKLLPEAEYMRLKESDTGLHIKSPDELIEMAHKYYEDIALPKLVADFASLELSPVDGRTLTDFMHTRGLQMCSLGRVVELADKLPHVQSLCLHEMIARAYKHILQAVIATVGDMSDMAGTVASCLNVLLGSVPADNTDIYLNNDISLKHKWLEYFLSKRFGWKLKDKDCNDLRKYAILRGLCHKVGLELVSRDYDFETPHPFRKSDIVSMVPVYKVRIYSFTCYFVFLFSVTDCSDLVLQHVACSSADGRTLLESSKTSLDKGKLEDAVNYGTKALAKLVAVCGPYHRMTAGAYSLLAVVLYHTGDFNQATIYQQKALDINERELGLDHPDTMKSYGDLAVFYYRLQHTELALKYVNRALYLLHLTCGPSHPNTAATYINVAMMEEGLGNVHVALRYLHEALKCNQRLLGTDHIQTAASYHAIAIALSLMEAYSLSVQHEQTTLRILQAKLGSEDLRTQDAAAWLEYFESKALEQQEAARNGTPKPDASIASKGHLSVSDLLDYINPEAEQRSREIQKKQARAKIKDRNGQNQSETVEIDDDKVDMPKQERMATNDKENNSYVQPPMELKDENPNIVVIHVSRSNPEDSVMEEDPTEDGWQEAVPKGRSLTNQKTVARRPSLAKINTNSLTNVENPRYRAKSSPNTSSPGTPANDDSMPASASPASKKFIKNLSFNQKASSIAASVDADPASAATAPRLVSSPIGNTSPSTRKNLSYKEVALAAPGSIIKVAEDKVIAETHSDNQDREMSHGIREQRTDDSKKEMSEHKNLEGTKHASTHEEFKGSVVEGDNQEKMNSIMAEASLKVASSVVEEKDAMVSNPKDSITLEEYNATSAESQRISEISEKTTQGKEATAIQECCEISVIGSHEKELELRVSASDGTDMDQTNAAAYMEEVSNAGEEMQEQVSSGCESEPIKEKNNEIAKEPSSKLSAAAAPFNPSTIAVFSSVALPSFNDHGGILPPPLNIPPMVAIPVRKHLHQSATSRVPYGPRITGGYNRSGYRSHRNKLPFQNGELASQDGNSLSPRMNPNAAEFVPAQPLIQNSYPVSPSDSQTSPNSISLSPQCLPSSPDSLMASPTPDEALVKDKDNITKVEQSTEGEDVSINAEQDTPEGTISEDLQLVDITPGPAKSIDEQECLVD; encoded by the exons ATGGCTCCCAAGGCTGGGAAAGCCAAGGTTCATAGAATCAAaggcgagaagaagaagaaagaagagaaag TTCTGCCGGCGGTGGTGGATGTCACCGTCGAGACGCCGGACTACTCGCTGCTCACCCTCAAG GGTATATCGACCGATAAGATACTAGACGTGCGTAAATTGTTGGCCGTACACGTGGAGGCTTGCCACCTAACTAACTTCTCTTTTTCCCATGAG GGGCGAGGTGAAAGACTAAAAGATACGGTGGAAATTGTCTCGCTAAAGCCTTGCCACGTCAGCATTGTGGAAG AGGAGTACACGGAGGAGCTCGCCGTGGCCCACATCCGTCGCCTGCTCGACGTCATCGCCTGCACCACCGCCTTCGGAGCTTCTCCGGAGAGGAATGCTGGACCAGAAAGTCCGTCTTCCGCAGGTGGCGGGGGAGGGAAGGGCGATTCGCGGCCCGGCGACGCTGCGAAGCCGGGCGAAGCAAACGGGGAGGAATCTAAAGATGAAGGCGCCGAAATTTCCGGAAGCAAGAAGGTGGCTTCTCCCACCTCCGCGACGGTTACTGTGCACAAGGACGATCCGTTGTACCCTCCGCCCAAGCTCGGTCAATTCTACGAGTTCTTCTCGTTCTCCCACCTTACGCCGCCACTCCAAT ATATAAAGATGTCTTCGCGATCATTTGTGGACGATAAAAAGGAGGATGACTTCTTTCAGATTGAT GTGAAGATTTGCAATGGGAAACTTGTGACCGTAATCGCTACAAAAGATGGGTTCTATCCCAATGGGAAAAGATCTCTTCTAAGTCATTCTTTAGTTGGCTTGTTGCAGCAAATAAGCAGAGCCTTTGATAGT GCATACAAGTCGCTGATGAAAGCTTTCATTGAGCACAATAAG TTTGGAAATCTTCCATATGGATTTAGAGCAAACACTTGGGTGGTCCCTCCAATAGCTGCAGATCTGCCATCAATATTTCCTCCTCTTCCTGCCGAAGATGAAACTTGGGGTGGTAATGGTGGAGGCCAGGGACGAGATGGCAAGAATGATCGGAGGCCATGGGCCAAAGAATTTGCAATCCTTGCAGCAATGCCTTGTAAAACACCGGAGGAGAGACAAGTCCGAGATAGGAAAGCCTTCCTTCTTCACAGCTTATTCATTGATGTTGCAGTCATGAAAGCTGTCAAGGTTATTCAACAACTGATCATCAAGAACGAGAGCTCAAATGAATCAAATGATCCCTCTGCTGCAGTTTTACGTGAAGAACAAGTCAGAGATCTAAGAATCACAGTTACAAAGGACAATACGAATGCCAGCACTAAATTGGATGTGAAATTGGATGGAATTCAAGCCCCAGGAAAGTCTTCTAAGGATCTTTGTCAACGAAATTTACTAAAAGGAATCACCGCAGATGAGAGTGCAACTGTTCAT GATACTGCCACCCTTGGTGTAGTAGTTGTTAGACACTGTGGCTATACTGCTGTTGTCAGAGTTCCAACTGATGCTGGTTTAACTGAGAGTCCTTTGACAGAAGAGGAAATTCATATTGAAGAGCAGCCTGAGGGAGGTAGTAACTCTTTAAATGTCAACAG TTTGAGAATGCTTTTGCCCAAATCCTCATCATGTGGAATCCAGAAGTCCCACTGTGCAGACATTGAAGATTTACATTCCTTCAGGTCTTTGGTGCGAAAAGTACTAGAAGATAGTCTACTGAGGTTAGATGAAGAAACCAAAGAACGGAAAATGTCAATAAGATGGGAGCTAGGGGCTTGCTGGGTGCAGCATTTACAGAATCAATCAGGAAATACTGATTCCAAGAAAAGTGAAGACAGTAAAGTTGAAACAACCGTAAAAGGGCTTGGTAAACAATTTGGTCAATTGAAACAGATAAAGAAGAAGGTACAAGATAATGGTGGGAAAACCAATTCTGCAAATGAAAACGCTACTTCTTTTGGCGTGGGCTTCATTAAGGAACATGTGGACGTTTCTAGGCTTAAGGAAGATAAGGAAATGATGCTACAAAAATTGCTTCCTGAAGCAGAATACATGCGCCTCAAAGAATCCGATACTGGTCTTCATATTAAG TCACCAGATGAGTTGATTGAGATGGCACACAAATACTATGAGGATATTGCTCTGCCAAAGTTG GTAGCAGATTTTGCTTCACTCGAACTTTCTCCTGTTGACGGAAGGACGTTGACAGATTTTATGCATACCAGGGGTTTGCAGATGTGTTCACTTGGACGCGTG GTTGAACTTGCAGACAAGCTTCCTCACGTGCAGTCCCTTTGTTTGCATGAAATGATAGCTCGAGCATATAAGCATATACTTCAAGCTGTCATTGCAACTGTTGGCGATATGTCTGATATGGCTGGGACCGTTGCATCTTGTTTAAATGTATTGCTTGGATCAGTTCCAGCTGATAATACAGATATTTACTTGAACAATGACATCAGTCTCAAACATAAGTGGCTGGAATATTTTCTATCAAAGAGATTTGGGTGGAAATTGAAAGATAAAGACTGCAATGACTTGAGGAAGTATGCAATTCTACGCGGTCTTTGTCACAAG GTAGGACTAGAGCTTGTGTCAAGAGACTATGACTTTGAGACTCCACATCCTTTTAGGAAATCAGACATTGTGAGCATGGTTCCTGTATACAAAGTAAGAATTTATAGTTTTACATgttattttgttttccttttttccGTAACTGATTGTTCTGACTTGGTATTGCAGCATGTTGCCTGCTCATCGGCTGATGGACGCACTTTGCTGGAGTCATCTAAGACTTCTTTAGACAAGGGAAAACTGGAGGATGCTGTTAACTATGGGACCAAG GCGTTAGCAAAACTAGTTGCAGTATGTGGTCCATACCACAGAATGACAGCGGGAGCATACAGTCTGTTGGCTGTAGTTCTCTACCATACGGGTGACTTCAACCAG GCAACCATCTACCAACAAAAGGCTTTGGATATCAATGAAAGGGAACTAGGTCTTGATCATCCAGATACAATGAAAAGCTATGGTGATCTTGCTGTTTTCTACTATCGTCTTCAACATACAGAACTGGCACTGAA GTATGTTAATCGTGCGTTATACCTACTGCACCTGACTTGTGGCCCTTCGCATCCTAACACTGCTGCAACATACATAAATGTGGCCATGATGGAAGAAGGGTTAGGAAATGTGCATGTTGCTCTTAGATACCTACATGAGGCGTTAAAATGCAATCAGAGACTACTCGGAACTGATCATATACAG ACTGCAGCTAGTTATCATGCTATTGCCATTGCTCTGTCTTTGATGGAAGCTTATTCTTTAAGTGTCCAGCATGAGCAGACAACTCTACGCATACTCCAAGCAAAGCTTGGATCAGAAGATCTACGAACACAG GATGCTGCTGCATGGCTTGAATATTTTGAGTCTAAGGCTCTCGAGCAACAGGAAGCTGCACGAAATGGTACTCCAAAGCCTGATGCTTCCATTGCGAGCAAAGGTCATTTGAG TGTATCAGACCTTTTGGATTATATCAATCCTGAGGCAGAACAAAGATCCAGAGAAATTCAAAAGAAGCAAGCCCGAGCAAAG ATAAAAGATAGAAATGGACAAAACCAATCTGAAACTGTGGAGATTGATGATGACAAGGTCGATATGCCAAAGCAGGAACGGATGGCGACCAATGATAAGGAAAACAACTCCTATGTTCAGCCACCCATGGAGCTTAAGGATGAGAATCCCAATATCGTTGTCATTCATGTCTCAAGATCGAATCCGGAGGACAGTGTTATGGAGGAAGACCCAACTGAAGATGGATGGCAAGAAGCTGTCCCCAAGGGACGATCTCTCACAAACCAAAAAACAGTAGCAAGGAGACCTAGTTTGGCCAAAATCAATACAAATTCACTAACTAATGTAGAAAATCCACGATATCGAGCAAAATCTTCCCCCAATACATCTTCTCCTGGAACACCAGCAAATGATGATAGCATGCCTGCTTCTGCTAGCCCTGCTTCAAAGAAGTTCATCAAGAATCTCAGCTTCAACCAGAAAGCGAGCAGCATTGCTGCCTCAGTGGATGCAGATCCTGCCTCCGCAGCTACAGCTCCCAGGCTGGTTTCATCACCAATAGGGAACACTAGTCCCTCGACCAGGAAAAACTTATCATACAAAGAAGTGGCATTGGCTGCTCCAGGATCTATCATCAAGGTTGCAGAAGATAAAGTGATAGCTGAAACCCATTCAGATAACCAGGATAGGGAAATGTCACACGGAATAAGGGAACAGAGAACTGATGATTCTAAGAAGGAGATGAGCGAACATAAAAATCTTGAAGGAACCAAACATGCATCTACTCACGAGGAGTTTAAGGGCTCTGTTGTGGAAGGAGATAACCAAGAGAAAATGAATTCTATCATGGCAGAAGCATCACTGAAAGTGGCAAGTTCTGTAGTGGAAGAAAAAGATGCTATGGTTTCTAATCCAAAAGATTCCATCACTCTTGAAGAATATAATGCAACCTCAGCAGAATCTCAGAGAATTTCAGAAATAAGTGAAAAAACTACGCAAGGCAAGGAAGCTACTGCAATACAAGAATGCTGTGAAATATCAGTCATAGGCTCTCACGAGAAGGAATTAGAGTTAAGAGTATCTGCTTCGGATGGTACTGATATGGACCAAACTAATGCTGCTGCTTATATGGAAGAAGTGAGCAATGCTGGTGAAGAAATGCAGGAACAAGTATCAAGTGGATGTGAAAGTGAGCCTATAAAAGAGAAGAACAATGAAATAGCCAAAGAGCCCAGCAGCAAACTTTCTGCAGCTGCTGCTCCATTCAATCCATCGACAATAGCAGTTTTTAGCTCAGTCGCATTGCCAAGCTTCAATGATCACGGAGGAATTTTACCACCACCTTTAAATATCCCTCCTATGGTAGCAATCCCTGTGCGTAAGCATCTCCACCAGTCTGCTACTTCGAGGGTACCCTATGGTCCACGGATAACTGGTGGTTACAATCGCTCAGGTTATCGTAGTCATCGCAACAAATTGCCATTTCAGAATGGTGAGTTGGCTTCTCAGGATGGTAATTCTTTGAGTCCAAGAATGAATCCTAATGCTGCTGAATTTGTTCCTGCCCAACCATTGATTCAGAACAGCTACCCAGTGTCCCCAAGTGATTCTCAAACATCACCAAACAGTATTTCACTCTCCCCTCAATGTTTACCTTCATCGCCAGATAGTCTGATGGCATCACCAACACCAGATGAAGCTCTTGTGAAAGACAAGGACAATATCACTAAAGTTGAGCAATCTACTGAAGGTGAAGATGTTTCTATAAATGCTGAACAGGATACTCCTGAAGGAACTATTTCTGAAGACCTTCAGCTAGTAGATATCACACCAGGACCAGCAAAGTCTATCGACGAGCAAGAATGTTTGGTTGACTAG